DNA sequence from the Anguilla anguilla isolate fAngAng1 chromosome 4, fAngAng1.pri, whole genome shotgun sequence genome:
GCCAAATATTTTCCCTATCTGGTGCTCATACACACCCTCATCTTTATGGTGTGCAGCAATTTCTGGTTCAAGTTCCCAGGGTCCAGCTCCAAAATAGAACACTTTATTTCCATCTTAGGTAAGTGCTTTGATTCGCCTTGGACTACCCGGGCACTGTCTGAGGTGTCAGGGGAAAACCCTGAGGAGAAGGACAACAAGAAGAACAGTGCCGCTAGCCGGTCCAGCCTTAACATTGCCACTACGGAAGGCAATCTAGAGAAGTCACAGTCTCTCAGGTCCATCCCGGAAAAGCTTGTAGTCGATAAGCCTGCTGCAAGCGCCTTGGACAAGAAGGAAGGAGAACAAGCTAAGGCCTTGTTCGAAAAGGTAAAAAAATTCCGCCTCCATGTTGAAGAAGGAGATCTGCTGTATATCATGTATGTTCGTCAGACTGTTCTTAAAGTTCTGAAGTTTCTCTTGATCATTGCCTACAACAGTGCCCTGGTGTCAAAAGTGCAGATAACTGTTAAATGTGACATGGATATTCAGGACATGACCGGATACAAAAACTTCTCATGCAATCACACAATGGCTCACTTGTTCTCCAAGCTGTCTTATTGTTACTTATGTTTTGTTGGTGTTTATGGATTCATATGTCTTTACACTTTGTACTGGTTATTCTACCGCTCTCTCAAAGAGTACTCCTTTGAGTATGTTCGGCAGGAGACTGGGATTGATGACATCCCTGatgtaaaaaatgattttgcctTCATGCTGCACATGATCGACCAGTACGATCCTCTTTACTCCAAGAGGTTTGCAGTGTTTCTGTCTGAAGTAAGTGAGAATAAACTGAAGCAGCTGAATCTGAACCACGAGTGGACCGCAGAGAAACTGCGGCAGAGGCTGCAGGTCAATCCAAACAACCGGCTGGAGCTGCAGCTCTTCATGCTCGCTGGCCTTCCGGACACCATCTTCGAGGTGATCGAGCTCCAGTCCCTGAAGCTGGAGATCATCAATAATGTTACAATACCGGCCTCCATTGCCCAGCTCGAGGACCTCCAAGAGCTCTCCCTTTACCAGTGCTCCCTCAAAATTCATAGCGCTGCCACGTCCTTCCTGAAGGAGAACCTGAAGGTGCTGCGGGTGAAGTTCGATGATGGCAGGGAGTTGCCCCATTGGATTTATAGTCTGCGCAACCTGGAGGAGCTCCACCTGATTGGCTCCTTGAGCTCGGAGACCTCCAAGAATATTATCCTGGAGTCCCTACGTGAGCTGAAGTCCCTCAAGATACTGACCCTGAAGAGCAACTTCACTAAAATCCCCCAGTCCATTGTGGATGTGTCTAGCCACCTGCAGAGCCTGTGCATCCACAATGATGGCACCAAGTTGGTTATGATGAACAACCTGAAAAAGATGATCAACCTGACCGAACTGGAGTTAGTGCACTGTGATCTGGAGCGCATTCCTCATGCCGTGTTCAGCCTCGCCAACCTGCAGGAGCTGGACCTGAAAGAAAACAATCTCAAGTCCATTGAAGAGATCCTCAGCTTCCAGCACCTGCGCAAGCTCACCTGTCTCAAGTTGTGGCACAATGCCATCACCTACATTCCAGAGCACATAAAGAAACTGGGTGGCTTGGAGCGCCTCTACTTCAGCCACAATAAGATCGAGGTCCTCCCCTCTCACCTTTTCCTCTGTAACAAGCTTCGCTACCTGGATCTATCCAACAACGACATCCGCTTCATCCCGCCCGAGATCGGAGTCCTCCAGAGCCTCCAGTACTTCTCTGTCACTTGTAACAAGATCGAGAACCTCCCAGACGAGCTCTTCTTCTGTAAAAAGCTAAAGACTCTCAAACTGGGGAAGAACACTCTGTCACTGCTCTCACCAAAGATTTCATACTTGGTCTTATTGACGCACTTAGAACTCAAGGGCAACCACTTTGAGGGTCTACCGGCAGAGCTGGGCTTCTGCAGGGCTCTGAAGCGCAGTGGTCTTGTGGTGGAGGATGCCCTCTTTGAGACACTGCCTTCAGATGTTAGGGAACAAATGACTGTTGAGTGATCCTCGACTCTCTCAAAAACACCAAATATCTAAATACGACAATGCTAACTGCTGCATTGTAGCAGTTACACCTGGTTTATACCTTTCAATagttttatttacttatgtgtcatttgggtttttttggggggcgggggtttttttgttaggacattttttacttgtatcatcttttgaaaatgattagtcattttttacaaaaaccTTGAAACAGGCATAGCCTTATAGTTGTATATAGTTGACTTAAACTAAATAGAAAGGGAAGCATTTGGTAAAAGGAATTCCTGTTGTAAGGCTTAGGTTACTGATGCACTCAAACAGAACGTGAGTTCTTggtaaatgtttaatgttcacTATGTGCGTGGTGTAGTCTGCACAGCTTAAGACAAATACTGTGTCACACTGGATATGTTTGTTTCAACTACAGTTCTGTTcatacaaatgtttttcttgttattttgaATCACCATATTCCAAATAAGGGATTATGCTTATCTAGTTGTCTCCCTTTACTGATGTTACTATTCAAACACAATATTACTCatattactgctgctactactctACAATCACACTTTCAATAAAGCAACACAAGTATTATACACGCCATGGTGTACAATATGCCTGTCTTTGAAATgattgaattattaaaatatattattgataTAACGTCTGGTCGTATATGGACCTCACCATACATTTGCACTGTAAAACTACTCAAAATATATGTATCTGTATTCATTCAAGACCTACAATATATGTTTGTTGTCAACAGTTGAATGTGATTACATCACTCTTTCTGTTTTAAGGCTTTTTAAGAAGTTTGTTCACATATCTATGTGCGGAACATCACGCTACAACCATTGGACAATCAGCGATGCTGCTTTTGTTATTTAACCGACTACCTGATTGGTCATTTGCTCCTCTGACACTCCCAATGCAAATTTTACTCCAGGCCATGTTTCAATATCCATTGTGATAATGGTCTATTTGGTTTACGGATGAGACAGAGAATATAATGGTCTACTATGATCCCCGCGTCTCAGGTTGTTATTATATTAAGCTAGCACATTTCTGATTGTTATGCTTTATGTTCATGTTCAAGACAATCATATATCCCTGCAGCTATTGATTTGTCAGTCTGTGATTCATTCATGACAGTACTGTACAGAAACATTCCCAACACCAAGGGCAGTATTAGCAGACATATATGGGattggccttgtaacctaaaggtcacaagttcgattctcaggtaggacactgttgttgtacccttgagcaaggtacttaatctgcattgcttcagtatatatccagctgtatgaatggatgaaaaaaagttgtgtaagtcgctctggatgagagtgtctgctaaattcttgtaatgtaatttattgccTTGCAATTTAAAATCAAACCATATGATTGCCAAAATGTCTACTGTCTACCCTGTACTGTATCTATTTGGCATGCTTTTTTCATATACTGTAGAAGATTGAAggaataaacatttatttttagaaatcttATGGACTGAGAGGTAAAGTCATTCATATATATGtgaatttaattttgattttacaGAGCAGAATAAACAATGCTATTGGGTTAAAGGCCAGCATTTCAAACTTTCTTTTGCAAATTAAGACCaagtaaattaattacatttatgttcCCCCCTATGGTCCCTATCTCCCTAACTGTCCTATAACATTTTCTAATTAATATGCTACATTTGAGAACTCTAATTTCAGTTGAAATTCAGTTGAAGTATTATTCCCCATATCAATATATTCAGACACATCAAGGACACATCCACAGTTTGCATTCCATTGCTTGTTTATctaacatggctgtgtgtgacaAATAATTTGTGTCATATAGTAATAcgtatatattgtatatgtcATTTTGCCTTTTGTATGGTGTGAGGCTTGGTTTCCACAGTTGTACAGTACAGCTGTATATGCATTCTTGGTGGTCAGTGGACAGAATGACTGGATACAAAAGTTCAAATAGCAGATCATTCACTGCAAGATCCTATCACTGTGTGTCGTTACTCAATAACTGCGACTAAATGAAGCCCAGTTTGTTTTGCTGGCCAGTGTATACAGGTCAGCATATACACACTAGCCTTGAGACATTGCACGAAAATCCACTGCTGCTGTCCTGGTGTGTTCTCACATTAAATTGTATAAGCTAGAGGAATTTGAGAAATACTTGAAGCTGTTGCTAGGTTTCCTGACATGAAAGCAGGATATAGTTGATGGACATACAATGGAATTAAAAGTAAGGTGATTCATACATAGAGTAAACCTCTATCATAGCACATATTTCCAGCCCTGTGATGCCAGATTTGGGGTCGTTCAGCCTTTACTGGTATCTCTGGGAAAGAGTAAATAGGTCCTTGAATGTTTACCTTATACCCCTAAAAATCTTGATTAGGTATAAATAGGTCCTGGGAAAAAATCTAGACGTGACTGTCTGAGCTAACATGGATTTCAGCACATTTCCTCCAGATTTCCTAGTAAAGGCTTTGAGTTTGGCAACCATTTGGCATTCAGTACAAACATGTCACTAATTGTAGTATTTGATAATTGTGTAAATGTTCATCAgtgcaaaacaattatttttctaataaaaatgcatccattCTTACTCGAATAGTCTTTCAACTTAGCTtgtaatgttttccattttgacGGTGCAAGACTGACAGTTCTTTTGTGCTGTCAGTTCTCATCTACTGACAAGTTATTCTTGTGCAGCATAAATTAATCATATCACGCCCACTCTTCAATATTGGAGCATCACACTAATTTGGGAGCCAACATACACAGGCACGTTATCTGGATCTTCAAGTTATCCAAGAGGAGGTGCAATATTAGAATGAGATGAGGGAAATATCTTCGCAATGTTGCTAAAGAGTACAGTGTGGGAAGTCAACAGTGTTCGgtatgaagaagaaaacaaagtaTGTATGCAAAAAATAGCATTAAAGGAGACATAGGCAGAAGCTGGCATAGAAAGAAACAATTAAGGTTCTAATGACGTCCTGCTTActgtttatttatgtgattATTGGTTATTAACTCAAACTAAGATGTACAGCTACATAATGAAAATAGTATGTTTGAAATAGCTGAATGAGAGAAAACCATGGATCACTATGTAATACTGTTTTACTTGTATTTGAACTTATAGCAGAACCTATGTAGTGTGCACACTTGAGACATGGCAGTTGTTTTGAACCTTGCAGTGTTTGCAACTTACTTTACATTATTTCAGCCATgtatttaaagttattttaagCTAAATCCCATTTctgcattgtgtgtttttaatctttacACAGAAAGGTCAGGTTTGCATGCCTAAGGATGCATACTAATTAAGTGTTAGCGCTTATAAGCATAAAAGCACAGTACCTGGAAAATTGGACCATGCATCTGCCCACATTTAGATAGTAATGCATGCGTTGTTAGTGATGGCCCTGTATTAAACTTCTGtcatgataaataaaaaaaatggctttgctGCTTGAAATACTAGGTATAGATGTTTCATAAATATCTCGGCTACCGTGTATAATAGacttgctgttttcattttacagctAAAAGCTTTGTGCCCTGTTCAAGAGTGTAACGTCTAAAATCCCCTGAAGTGTGCCACCTGAGGGGAGAAGAATGTTAAGCTTAGGGTTGCCAATTCATAAGCGTTTGTTACTTTCAACAAGCAAGTATGgaaagttatttttcctctgacAAAAGCCATAATGTTTTGTCCTACAAATGATGTTGTTCTTTTGttctgcacacacgcacgcgcacacacacgcacatgcacacacgcacgcacgcacacacacgcacagaggcacgcacgcaggcaatcatgcacgcacgcgcgcacacatttttaaaaaaatttttttaatctatgCAGAAGTTATAAGAAATAGAATCCATTTTGAGAAGCACTCCTGCTTTTTGTCCTCATTCTAATTACAGCCAAATTTAATTCAATGATGTCCAGGTAGTCAGGAATGCACTTGTTGAATGAAATGGTGAAACTCTTTCGATTCAGATTCATGCCGGGTGCTGCCTGGGCATCAACATGGGggagcaaaaataaaagttgttaTTTTATGCTTGGaacaataaatcatattttacagTTAGGTGAGTTGCTATAAATGTACAGCTGAGAGTAttattcataaatcataaaataggTTTGGCAAAAGCGAACAGTGGCATTTGACAGAACCACATCTCCTGCTGACAGCAGGCTCACTGATTCGGTTGCTAGGGAACCACCACAAACCAGTCTACGCTTGCTTACCaactagctaggtagctagctggCAAACAAACTTAAACATTAGCCAAATATTTTGTTAACCCGAAAGATATAATAGCCCCTAAGGAGGTAatgatctggggctgtttatCACGGtttggctaggccccttagctCCAGTGAAGGGAGATctcaatgctacagcatacGATGACAGTCTAGAGAATtatgtgcttccaactttgcgCCA
Encoded proteins:
- the LOC118224510 gene encoding volume-regulated anion channel subunit LRRC8C-like — protein: MIPLTEFRQFSEQQPAFRVLKPWWDVFTDYLSVVMLMIGVFGCTLQVMQDKIICLPKRMPVVNQTIPSINQTEASESTLSPTNTLPIVHEMKGLKTDLDLQQYSFINQMCYEKALHWYAKYFPYLVLIHTLIFMVCSNFWFKFPGSSSKIEHFISILGKCFDSPWTTRALSEVSGENPEEKDNKKNSAASRSSLNIATTEGNLEKSQSLRSIPEKLVVDKPAASALDKKEGEQAKALFEKVKKFRLHVEEGDLLYIMYVRQTVLKVLKFLLIIAYNSALVSKVQITVKCDMDIQDMTGYKNFSCNHTMAHLFSKLSYCYLCFVGVYGFICLYTLYWLFYRSLKEYSFEYVRQETGIDDIPDVKNDFAFMLHMIDQYDPLYSKRFAVFLSEVSENKLKQLNLNHEWTAEKLRQRLQVNPNNRLELQLFMLAGLPDTIFEVIELQSLKLEIINNVTIPASIAQLEDLQELSLYQCSLKIHSAATSFLKENLKVLRVKFDDGRELPHWIYSLRNLEELHLIGSLSSETSKNIILESLRELKSLKILTLKSNFTKIPQSIVDVSSHLQSLCIHNDGTKLVMMNNLKKMINLTELELVHCDLERIPHAVFSLANLQELDLKENNLKSIEEILSFQHLRKLTCLKLWHNAITYIPEHIKKLGGLERLYFSHNKIEVLPSHLFLCNKLRYLDLSNNDIRFIPPEIGVLQSLQYFSVTCNKIENLPDELFFCKKLKTLKLGKNTLSLLSPKISYLVLLTHLELKGNHFEGLPAELGFCRALKRSGLVVEDALFETLPSDVREQMTVE